One genomic window of Pseudomonas chlororaphis subsp. piscium includes the following:
- a CDS encoding heparinase II/III family protein: MSLFITKARTAVALGGGNLVRALTYRLGVKTGVNPVRRLCADMPQGPFFAPSARRANSLPVNTQWDTQARYYGCWDIPVSDKAPDWHLNPLSGVRVPDPEREWWRIPDFDAAVGDIKSIWEASRLDWTLAFAQRACSDDASQMDRLNLWLTHWCKNNPPYCGPNWKCGQEASIRVLHLAMTAIILEQSATPLPGLMDLVRAHLKRIEPTLSYAMAQDNNHGTSEAAALFVGGSWLALCNHPEGTRWQRLGRKWLENRAARLIEPDGSFSQYSVNYHRVMLDTFSMVEAWRIKAGLEAFSATFQSRARAATNWLFSLVDESSGDAPNIGANDGARLLPLTDTDYRDFRPTVQLAMTLFYGKRAYTAPGAWDLPLQWLQLSVPSAVVERPASQLFDQGGYALLRRADAFAVLRYPRFRFRPSQADALHVDLWRSGLNLLRDAGTYSYNTSAQWLSYFPGTVSHNTVQFDGRDQMPRLSRFLFGDWLRTSKVDGLSDTAEATTCGASYGDNAGAFHTRQVRLSDTGLQVRDEIKGFKAGAVLRWRLQPGDWQMSDGVLSNGSHRISVTGSMPIVRQELVRGWESRYYLQKTEVPVLEIEVDSAGVLITEYHW, translated from the coding sequence ATGAGCCTTTTTATTACTAAAGCCAGAACTGCCGTCGCGCTAGGGGGCGGCAATCTGGTTCGCGCATTGACGTATCGGCTTGGAGTCAAGACTGGGGTGAACCCTGTCAGACGTCTTTGCGCCGATATGCCACAGGGGCCTTTTTTTGCGCCCAGTGCCAGACGCGCCAACTCATTGCCCGTCAATACCCAATGGGATACCCAGGCCCGCTATTACGGGTGTTGGGATATTCCTGTTTCGGACAAGGCACCTGACTGGCACCTGAACCCGCTCAGTGGGGTTCGGGTTCCTGATCCCGAAAGGGAGTGGTGGCGCATCCCTGACTTTGACGCAGCTGTTGGTGACATCAAGAGTATCTGGGAAGCGTCGCGTCTGGACTGGACGCTGGCATTCGCTCAGCGAGCCTGTTCAGACGATGCCTCGCAGATGGATCGGCTGAATCTGTGGCTGACACACTGGTGCAAGAATAACCCTCCTTATTGTGGTCCGAACTGGAAGTGCGGTCAGGAAGCTTCCATTCGTGTTCTGCACCTGGCGATGACGGCGATCATTCTTGAGCAGTCGGCGACGCCTTTGCCCGGGCTGATGGATCTTGTCCGAGCGCACCTCAAACGCATTGAGCCAACGTTGAGTTATGCGATGGCCCAAGACAACAATCACGGCACCTCTGAAGCCGCGGCCTTGTTCGTCGGTGGCAGCTGGCTGGCGCTGTGTAATCATCCGGAAGGGACGCGTTGGCAGCGATTGGGGCGTAAATGGCTGGAGAACCGCGCCGCTCGATTGATCGAGCCGGACGGCAGTTTCAGCCAGTACTCGGTCAATTATCACCGGGTCATGCTCGATACCTTTTCCATGGTCGAGGCCTGGCGAATCAAGGCTGGACTCGAAGCCTTCTCCGCAACCTTTCAATCCAGGGCGCGGGCCGCTACGAATTGGCTGTTTTCGCTGGTTGACGAGAGTTCCGGAGATGCGCCGAATATCGGGGCCAATGATGGTGCGCGGCTGTTGCCGCTGACGGACACGGACTACCGCGATTTCCGGCCGACGGTTCAGTTGGCCATGACGCTGTTCTACGGAAAAAGAGCCTATACGGCTCCAGGGGCGTGGGATTTGCCTTTGCAGTGGCTGCAACTGTCGGTGCCGTCGGCTGTCGTCGAACGCCCGGCCAGCCAGCTGTTCGACCAGGGTGGATATGCACTGCTGCGGCGCGCAGATGCCTTTGCGGTGCTGCGTTATCCGCGTTTTCGTTTTCGACCGAGCCAGGCCGATGCGCTGCACGTGGATCTCTGGCGTTCGGGCCTCAATCTGCTGCGCGACGCAGGAACCTATAGCTATAACACCTCGGCTCAATGGTTGAGCTATTTCCCAGGTACCGTCAGTCATAACACTGTGCAATTCGACGGGCGTGACCAGATGCCACGGCTCAGTCGTTTCCTGTTTGGCGACTGGCTGCGCACGAGCAAGGTTGATGGTCTGAGCGATACAGCAGAGGCCACTACCTGCGGTGCCAGTTATGGCGATAACGCTGGTGCCTTTCATACGCGTCAGGTGCGTCTGAGCGATACCGGGTTGCAGGTTCGGGATGAGATCAAGGGGTTCAAAGCCGGTGCGGTTCTGCGCTGGCGTTTGCAGCCAGGCGATTGGCAGATGTCGGATGGTGTATTGAGCAACGGTTCGCACCGGATATCGGTAACGGGCAGCATGCCGATTGTTCGGCAGGAGCTGGTTCGGGGCTGGGAGTCTCGTTACTACTTGCAGAAGACTGAAGTGCCGGTGCTTGAAATAGAAGTGGATTCGGCGGGTGTTTTGATTACGGAGTATCACTGGTAA
- a CDS encoding bi-domain-containing oxidoreductase: MKQILQDMAKGGTTIAEAPSPQVSRGSVVINTRVSLISAGTERSLVGFGKASYLEKARQQPEKVKMVFEKIQTDGLVTTLEAVQSKLSQPLPLGYCNVGVVHEVGAGVDGFKVGDRVVSNGPHSDVVKVPKNLCALIPDEVSDIEASFTVVASIGLQGIRLAEPSLGEAFVVIGAGLIGLLTVQLLRAQGCRVLAIDFDESKLALARQFGASTCNPAKGEDPVAAGMAFSRGNGVDGVIITASTKTSDPVTHAARMARKRGRIILVGVTGLELNRADFYEKELSFQVSCSYGPGRYDPLYEEKGQDYPIGFVRWTEQRNFEAILDMLAAGQLDVKPLVSQRFAFEDAAEAYNMLIEDKSGLGICLEYASDVAERGIRTVVLDSSRAFNAQRPVMGFIGAGNYASRVLIPAFKNAGAQFHTIVTAGGVNGVIHGAKAGFAAASTDLDGMLADSTINTVAIVTRHDSHAHFVSKALTAGKNVFVEKPLAITHSELEDVQAAYTKAHSGGKGPQLMVGFNRRFSPQVQKMKALLAAVKEPKSFVMTMNAGAIPANHWTQDTAVGGGRIIGEACHFIDLMRFLAGSKIVSIQARRMGDTDAVEITEDKAAIILGFEDGSFGTIHYLANGASSFPKERVEVFAAGRVLQLDNFRKLKGFGWPGFNKLNLWKQNKGQSECAAAFLAAVESGAATPISSDEIFEVARVSIEVSRILREQ; the protein is encoded by the coding sequence ATGAAACAGATTTTGCAGGATATGGCGAAGGGCGGAACCACTATTGCTGAGGCCCCTTCACCGCAGGTTTCACGCGGTAGCGTTGTTATCAATACGCGTGTGTCGCTGATCTCGGCGGGTACCGAGCGCAGTTTGGTTGGATTTGGCAAGGCCTCCTATCTGGAGAAAGCGCGCCAGCAGCCTGAAAAAGTCAAGATGGTGTTCGAGAAAATTCAGACTGATGGCCTTGTCACTACGCTCGAGGCTGTTCAGTCCAAGCTTTCACAGCCTTTGCCTTTAGGCTATTGCAACGTAGGTGTCGTCCACGAGGTAGGAGCGGGTGTTGATGGGTTCAAAGTCGGCGATAGAGTAGTCTCCAACGGACCTCACTCTGACGTAGTCAAGGTGCCGAAGAATCTGTGCGCCCTTATTCCCGATGAAGTCAGTGATATCGAAGCTTCATTTACCGTTGTTGCGAGTATCGGTCTGCAGGGCATTCGGCTCGCTGAGCCCTCATTGGGAGAAGCTTTCGTCGTTATTGGGGCCGGTTTGATCGGTCTTCTGACTGTGCAGTTGTTGCGAGCACAAGGTTGCAGAGTCTTGGCTATTGATTTTGACGAATCAAAACTTGCTCTTGCGCGTCAGTTCGGAGCGAGCACCTGTAATCCGGCTAAAGGCGAAGATCCAGTTGCTGCGGGAATGGCGTTCAGTCGTGGCAATGGGGTTGACGGAGTCATCATCACGGCGTCTACAAAAACGAGTGATCCGGTAACCCATGCAGCCCGAATGGCTCGCAAGCGTGGGCGCATCATATTGGTTGGCGTAACCGGCTTGGAGCTTAATCGCGCTGACTTTTATGAAAAAGAGCTAAGTTTCCAAGTTTCATGTTCATACGGCCCAGGCCGTTATGACCCGTTGTATGAAGAGAAAGGTCAGGATTACCCGATAGGTTTTGTTCGTTGGACTGAACAACGTAACTTTGAGGCTATCCTCGACATGCTTGCCGCAGGGCAATTGGATGTCAAACCTCTCGTCAGCCAACGATTTGCGTTTGAGGACGCGGCCGAAGCTTACAACATGCTTATTGAAGACAAATCAGGTTTAGGAATTTGCTTGGAATATGCATCCGATGTTGCTGAGCGTGGTATCAGGACTGTTGTACTTGACTCATCCCGCGCTTTTAATGCGCAGCGTCCGGTCATGGGTTTCATTGGTGCTGGAAACTACGCTTCGCGCGTGTTAATTCCCGCATTCAAAAATGCCGGGGCGCAGTTTCATACAATTGTTACCGCTGGCGGGGTGAACGGCGTCATTCATGGGGCAAAAGCCGGTTTTGCAGCTGCTTCCACTGATCTGGATGGAATGCTGGCTGACTCGACGATAAATACGGTAGCGATTGTTACTCGTCACGATAGTCATGCACATTTTGTGAGCAAGGCGTTGACTGCAGGAAAAAACGTCTTTGTCGAGAAACCACTGGCAATCACCCATTCAGAACTGGAAGATGTGCAAGCCGCCTATACCAAGGCCCATTCAGGCGGCAAAGGGCCGCAACTGATGGTGGGCTTCAATCGACGTTTTTCGCCGCAAGTGCAGAAGATGAAAGCCTTGCTTGCAGCGGTAAAAGAGCCGAAATCCTTTGTCATGACGATGAATGCCGGCGCTATTCCCGCGAATCACTGGACACAGGATACGGCGGTTGGCGGCGGACGTATCATCGGCGAGGCCTGCCACTTCATTGATCTGATGCGTTTTCTGGCCGGTAGCAAAATCGTTTCGATCCAGGCCCGCAGGATGGGCGATACGGACGCGGTGGAAATCACCGAAGACAAAGCTGCGATTATTCTGGGTTTTGAAGATGGTTCTTTCGGCACCATTCATTACCTGGCCAATGGAGCATCTAGCTTTCCAAAAGAGCGTGTGGAAGTCTTTGCCGCGGGCCGTGTCTTGCAATTGGATAACTTCCGCAAATTGAAGGGCTTCGGCTGGCCCGGCTTCAACAAGCTCAACCTGTGGAAACAGAACAAGGGGCAAAGCGAGTGTGCGGCTGCATTCCTCGCTGCCGTGGAGTCTGGTGCGGCGACGCCGATCTCCTCCGATGAAATCTTCGAAGTGGCGCGGGTGAGTATCGAGGTTTCGCGGATTCTGCGTGAGCAATGA
- a CDS encoding AglZ/HisF2 family acetamidino modification protein, whose amino-acid sequence MLIRNKGLVKTVKFKDSKYIGDPLNAVKIFNEKEVDELIVLDIDATTEGREPDYALIKRMAMECRMPFCYGGGISTADQARKIIGLGVEKIAISSAAIANPALVKEIAEEIGSQSVVVVLDVKKKLLGGRYEVWINNGKKNTGKCLLDMCSELQELGVGEIVINSIDYDGVMKGYNLDVAGKVYDKVHVPLTILGGAGSIDDIGVLIKKFGVVGAAAGSLFVFKGVYKAVLINYPTFAERDLLLDRYFPQ is encoded by the coding sequence TTGCTTATTCGTAATAAGGGACTTGTCAAGACTGTAAAGTTTAAAGACTCTAAGTATATTGGCGATCCTCTCAATGCGGTGAAGATCTTTAATGAAAAAGAAGTTGATGAGCTGATCGTCCTAGATATTGATGCTACGACAGAAGGTCGTGAGCCTGACTACGCGTTGATAAAGAGAATGGCGATGGAATGCCGTATGCCATTTTGCTATGGTGGGGGCATTTCCACAGCTGATCAGGCACGTAAAATTATTGGATTGGGTGTCGAGAAAATTGCTATTAGTTCGGCAGCAATCGCAAATCCTGCTCTAGTAAAGGAAATTGCCGAGGAAATTGGTAGTCAAAGTGTTGTTGTCGTTCTGGATGTCAAGAAAAAGCTTTTAGGCGGGCGATACGAAGTCTGGATTAACAATGGAAAAAAGAACACTGGAAAGTGTCTGCTGGATATGTGTAGTGAGCTGCAGGAGCTGGGGGTTGGGGAAATCGTAATTAACTCCATCGATTATGATGGTGTTATGAAAGGCTATAATCTGGATGTTGCTGGAAAAGTCTACGATAAGGTTCATGTGCCGCTGACAATCTTGGGCGGAGCTGGCTCAATTGATGATATAGGGGTTTTGATTAAAAAATTTGGAGTGGTGGGCGCTGCGGCGGGCAGCCTTTTTGTATTCAAGGGAGTATATAAAGCTGTGCTGATCAATTACCCGACATTTGCTGAGAGGGATTTGTTGCTGGATCGTTATTTTCCACAATAG
- the hisH gene encoding imidazole glycerol phosphate synthase subunit HisH, which produces MITVIDYGIGNILSFINLYKRLNIECCVATSYQDLVGASKIILPGVGSFDHAMSSLNRSGMREALDDLVVDKKVPVLGICVGMQMLANSSDEGELPGLGWVPGTVRKFDVEKVKQLPHMGWNDVVPLQASGLFKNFSETPKYYFLHSFYFECADRDHALASSTYGEEFTCAVNSGSVFGVQFHPEKSHHFGVNLLKNFSELP; this is translated from the coding sequence ATGATTACTGTCATTGATTATGGCATCGGTAACATTCTGTCGTTTATCAATCTTTATAAACGGCTGAATATTGAATGTTGTGTTGCAACGTCCTATCAGGACCTTGTCGGGGCGAGTAAAATAATATTGCCCGGCGTCGGTTCGTTTGATCACGCGATGAGCAGTCTTAATCGCTCGGGGATGCGCGAAGCGCTGGATGATTTGGTAGTGGACAAAAAGGTTCCGGTATTGGGTATCTGCGTAGGCATGCAAATGCTGGCTAACTCCAGTGATGAAGGCGAACTACCTGGATTGGGTTGGGTGCCTGGTACCGTTAGAAAGTTTGATGTCGAGAAAGTAAAGCAGCTGCCTCATATGGGCTGGAACGATGTTGTACCTTTGCAAGCAAGTGGGCTGTTCAAAAACTTCTCGGAAACTCCAAAGTATTATTTTTTGCATTCTTTTTATTTTGAATGTGCTGACCGTGACCACGCACTTGCGTCCTCTACGTATGGTGAGGAGTTTACTTGTGCAGTCAATTCCGGTTCAGTGTTCGGAGTGCAGTTTCATCCAGAAAAGAGTCACCACTTCGGTGTTAACTTGCTGAAAAACTTCTCGGAGTTGCCATAA
- a CDS encoding N-acetyl sugar amidotransferase produces the protein MSKRPYQICTNCVMDTTDENIVFDDKGVCDHCNGYYRDLLPHWDTGPKGRQQITEIFEKIKADSKGKPFDCIMGMSGGLDSSYLLHIAVKEFGLRPLVFHVDGGWNSQLAVHNIEVIVEKLGLDLYTEVINWEEMKDFQRAFFKASVPHLDIPQDHAFIATLYHFANKHGIKYILNGGNYSTECVRNPLEWMYYGTDMWQLKDIHKQFGERPLVDYPLSSIWFHKVYLRFFKGVKVIKPLNYVPYIRSEAIETLSREYGWKSYPRKHDESRFTKFYEGYWLPTKFGYDTRKIQYSSLILTGQMTREDALNNLAQPAYDPETLDQDFEYIANKLDMTVSELKALMELPNKSYRDYKSQRYLFDLGAKVMHLLGMERAVKR, from the coding sequence ATGAGTAAAAGACCTTATCAGATTTGCACTAACTGTGTAATGGATACAACAGACGAAAATATTGTATTTGATGACAAAGGGGTTTGTGATCACTGTAACGGTTACTATCGTGATTTGCTTCCTCATTGGGATACGGGTCCCAAGGGAAGACAACAAATAACCGAAATTTTCGAGAAAATCAAAGCAGATAGTAAGGGTAAGCCATTCGATTGCATTATGGGTATGAGTGGCGGGCTGGACAGTTCGTATCTGCTGCATATCGCCGTTAAAGAGTTTGGTTTGCGCCCGTTAGTTTTTCACGTAGATGGTGGCTGGAACTCTCAGTTAGCGGTGCATAACATTGAGGTTATCGTTGAGAAGTTGGGCCTCGATCTGTACACCGAGGTTATCAACTGGGAAGAAATGAAGGATTTCCAAAGAGCTTTTTTCAAAGCCTCTGTTCCACATCTTGATATCCCTCAGGACCATGCTTTCATCGCGACCCTGTACCACTTCGCCAACAAGCACGGGATCAAATACATTCTGAATGGCGGAAACTATTCAACTGAGTGTGTCAGAAATCCACTGGAGTGGATGTACTACGGTACTGATATGTGGCAGCTGAAAGATATTCATAAACAGTTCGGCGAACGACCTTTGGTGGACTACCCACTGAGCAGCATCTGGTTTCACAAGGTTTATTTGCGTTTCTTCAAGGGTGTCAAGGTGATTAAACCTTTGAACTATGTTCCGTACATTCGTTCCGAAGCAATCGAGACACTGTCTAGGGAATATGGCTGGAAGTCATATCCTCGCAAGCATGACGAATCGAGGTTTACGAAGTTCTACGAAGGTTACTGGTTGCCAACCAAGTTTGGTTACGACACAAGGAAGATTCAATATTCGAGTCTTATTCTTACCGGGCAGATGACTCGTGAGGATGCGTTGAATAACCTGGCTCAGCCGGCGTACGACCCGGAAACATTGGACCAGGATTTTGAATACATCGCGAACAAGCTGGATATGACTGTTTCCGAGTTGAAGGCATTGATGGAATTACCGAATAAATCCTATCGTGATTACAAATCCCAGCGATATCTGTTTGATCTTGGGGCTAAAGTCATGCATCTGTTGGGGATGGAAAGGGCAGTCAAGAGATGA
- a CDS encoding oligosaccharide flippase family protein: MAEHPVNEQEEIVKQLTLIRDMTLLRKDLTNIASLACIQGANAVLPIFIFPYVLHLFGSAKFADLVVSEAVSLIILAVVLYSYEINGVSRVVTSYARGGITAASDVYCEILFSRLMIWFVCAIVVLISGFFLQEQFFFSLLCWMLVPLSFIFQSTYFYQSIENNLPVAVFTLISRLVCCSIVFLFLKAEDPVYFLPLIVGGCYLVGGLASSFYLKAVLGLKYISVSLSRLWECLLEGKEIFFGNIAVVLFRDSNLLVLSLFSVSPVAIASYSVVEKLIKAFQALIRPLNQFFFTRAIQSLHDEKTPSPGAFVKVMKLTWIQLATLATILSGIIILWLMLNEYLEFLKTYPNKQLMAGLFLFMTIGVFFGVSNFMLGTAGLNNLSSKKYYAKILILTGVVAVSACVIMTSVWGVYGTAISFVLGELTLFTLIAIKYLKKI, translated from the coding sequence GTGGCTGAGCATCCAGTTAATGAGCAGGAAGAAATAGTAAAACAACTTACTTTGATTCGAGATATGACATTGTTGCGTAAAGACCTAACAAATATAGCCTCGCTAGCGTGCATTCAAGGCGCAAACGCAGTATTGCCTATCTTTATCTTTCCCTATGTACTACACCTGTTTGGCTCAGCTAAGTTTGCAGATCTTGTTGTATCCGAAGCTGTATCGCTCATTATTCTTGCTGTCGTGCTGTACAGCTATGAAATCAACGGTGTTTCTCGAGTCGTGACTTCGTACGCACGTGGCGGAATTACGGCAGCGTCTGATGTGTATTGTGAGATTCTTTTTTCAAGGCTCATGATTTGGTTTGTCTGCGCTATCGTAGTGTTAATTTCCGGTTTTTTCCTACAGGAACAGTTTTTCTTTTCATTGTTATGCTGGATGTTGGTGCCATTGAGTTTTATTTTTCAGTCGACCTATTTCTATCAGTCGATAGAGAACAATCTACCGGTCGCAGTTTTTACATTGATAAGTCGTTTGGTCTGCTGTTCGATTGTGTTTCTCTTTTTGAAAGCGGAAGATCCAGTCTACTTCCTGCCGTTGATAGTAGGTGGATGCTATCTGGTAGGTGGGCTTGCCTCATCGTTCTATTTGAAAGCGGTGCTGGGTTTGAAATACATCAGCGTGTCGCTCTCTCGCCTCTGGGAGTGTTTACTTGAGGGTAAAGAAATTTTCTTCGGGAACATTGCCGTTGTTTTGTTCAGGGACTCCAATTTGCTGGTGTTGAGTCTTTTCTCGGTGAGCCCTGTCGCCATAGCAAGCTATTCCGTGGTCGAGAAACTCATCAAGGCTTTCCAGGCGCTCATCAGGCCGCTCAATCAGTTTTTCTTCACCAGGGCGATTCAATCATTGCATGACGAAAAAACACCGAGCCCAGGCGCTTTTGTCAAGGTGATGAAATTAACTTGGATACAGTTGGCTACTCTCGCGACGATTCTTTCGGGGATTATTATCCTATGGCTGATGCTTAATGAGTATTTGGAGTTTTTGAAAACCTATCCAAACAAACAGCTTATGGCTGGGTTGTTCTTGTTTATGACGATTGGAGTCTTCTTTGGGGTTTCCAATTTTATGCTGGGAACAGCGGGCTTGAACAATTTGAGTTCGAAGAAGTATTACGCCAAGATTTTGATATTGACGGGCGTTGTAGCAGTTTCCGCTTGTGTGATAATGACAAGCGTATGGGGAGTTTATGGCACAGCAATCAGTTTTGTTCTAGGTGAGCTGACATTGTTCACCCTGATTGCAATAAAATACCTAAAAAAAATTTGA
- the wecC gene encoding UDP-N-acetyl-D-mannosamine dehydrogenase — translation MVFKTISVIGLGYIGLPTAAVFASRKIKVIGVDVNKLAVDTINKGMIHIVEPDLDIVVHAAVTEGYLRATQIPEPADAFLIAVPTPFKGDHEPDLSYIESACKAIAPVLKVGDLVILESTSPVGATEQVAGWLAEMRTDLTFPQTHGESSDIRVAHCPERVLPGHVLRELVQNDRVIGGMTAKCSERAAKLYQLFVEGECVITNARTAEMCKLTENSFRDVNIAFANELSMICDKLNIDVWELIRLANRHPRVNILQPGPGVGGHCIAVDPWFIVSKTPEDARIIRCAREVNDAKPEWVIDKVKLAVAEYLQSNPEKTAREVTVACFGLAFKPDIDDLRESPAVAITKRIAHEHPGRVFAVEPNISELPATLVDIVALKSVEEALNEATIVLMLVDHKVFKELSSARLSAIKLIDTRGVWSK, via the coding sequence ATTGTGTTCAAGACTATTTCAGTTATCGGTTTAGGTTATATCGGTTTACCCACTGCTGCCGTTTTCGCATCGCGAAAAATCAAAGTAATTGGGGTGGATGTGAACAAGCTCGCAGTTGATACCATCAACAAAGGGATGATTCATATTGTTGAGCCGGACCTTGATATTGTTGTTCATGCTGCGGTTACGGAGGGTTACCTGCGTGCGACCCAGATCCCAGAGCCAGCTGATGCGTTTCTGATTGCGGTGCCAACTCCGTTCAAGGGCGACCATGAACCCGACCTTTCGTATATTGAGTCGGCGTGCAAGGCCATTGCACCGGTACTGAAGGTCGGAGATTTGGTGATCCTGGAGTCCACCTCCCCTGTTGGCGCGACGGAGCAAGTGGCAGGCTGGCTAGCTGAGATGCGCACCGATCTTACCTTCCCTCAGACTCACGGAGAGTCGTCCGATATCCGTGTTGCTCATTGTCCCGAGCGCGTCTTGCCAGGACATGTGCTGCGAGAACTGGTACAGAATGACCGTGTAATTGGTGGGATGACCGCTAAATGTTCCGAGCGTGCGGCCAAACTTTATCAGTTGTTTGTAGAGGGGGAATGTGTAATCACCAACGCTCGAACAGCCGAGATGTGTAAACTTACCGAGAACAGCTTTCGGGATGTGAACATTGCGTTTGCCAATGAGCTTTCGATGATTTGCGATAAGCTAAATATCGATGTATGGGAATTGATTCGATTGGCGAATCGCCATCCGAGGGTAAATATTCTTCAGCCTGGCCCGGGCGTCGGTGGGCACTGTATTGCTGTAGACCCTTGGTTCATTGTAAGCAAAACCCCTGAAGACGCTAGAATTATTCGTTGTGCCCGAGAAGTGAATGATGCAAAGCCTGAGTGGGTAATCGACAAGGTCAAACTGGCTGTTGCGGAATATCTGCAGTCCAATCCAGAAAAGACCGCAAGAGAAGTCACCGTGGCGTGTTTCGGGCTCGCTTTTAAACCTGATATTGATGATTTGCGAGAAAGCCCAGCAGTAGCGATCACCAAGCGCATTGCTCACGAGCACCCTGGGCGTGTATTTGCAGTAGAACCCAATATCTCGGAGCTGCCAGCTACACTCGTTGATATTGTGGCTCTCAAATCGGTAGAAGAGGCGTTGAACGAAGCCACTATTGTGTTGATGTTGGTTGATCATAAAGTGTTCAAAGAACTGTCTTCTGCCCGCTTGAGTGCAATCAAGCTGATTGATACGCGCGGTGTCTGGAGTAAATGA
- the wecB gene encoding non-hydrolyzing UDP-N-acetylglucosamine 2-epimerase — MSLKVLSVFGTRPEAIKMAPLALALAEDGRFESKVCVTAQHRQMLDQVLDLFALTPEYDLNIMQPGQDLNTVTIAILQGMKNVFEDFKPDIVLVHGDTATTFATALAAYYQQIPVAHVEAGLRTGNLYSPWPEEGNRKLTGALAALHFAPTENSENNLLKEGVHPESVYVTGNTVIDALLDVVKKLEESSSLRTGLEEQFSFIRSGKKVILVTGHRRESFGGGFERICHALLDTAKAFPDVEIVYPVHLNPNVREPINRLLSGLDNIHLIEPLDYLPFVYLMNRSFIILTDSGGIQEEAPSLGKPVLVMRETTERPEAVEAGTVKLVGTEARAIAQHLELLLSDTAAYESMSFAHNPYGDGKACQRIIEVLANFSGAVKH; from the coding sequence ATGTCTTTAAAAGTACTTTCTGTGTTCGGAACTAGGCCAGAAGCAATAAAGATGGCTCCTCTCGCGCTAGCGCTTGCAGAGGACGGACGTTTTGAGTCGAAAGTTTGCGTCACCGCTCAGCACCGGCAGATGCTTGATCAAGTATTAGACTTGTTTGCCCTGACACCTGAATATGATCTGAACATAATGCAGCCGGGGCAGGATTTGAATACGGTGACAATCGCGATTCTGCAGGGTATGAAAAACGTCTTCGAAGATTTCAAGCCTGATATTGTTTTGGTTCACGGCGATACTGCCACAACCTTTGCAACTGCTTTGGCCGCCTATTACCAGCAAATTCCAGTTGCTCATGTTGAAGCTGGTTTGAGAACTGGAAATCTCTATTCTCCGTGGCCAGAAGAGGGTAATCGCAAACTGACCGGTGCATTGGCTGCATTACATTTTGCCCCGACAGAGAATTCAGAGAATAATCTTCTCAAGGAAGGAGTCCATCCAGAAAGCGTGTATGTAACTGGTAATACGGTTATTGATGCCTTGCTCGATGTGGTCAAAAAACTCGAAGAGTCGAGTTCTTTGAGAACTGGTCTGGAAGAGCAGTTTTCGTTCATTCGAAGCGGAAAAAAGGTGATCCTAGTGACTGGGCATCGCCGAGAAAGTTTCGGAGGCGGATTTGAACGTATCTGTCATGCGCTGCTGGATACGGCTAAAGCATTTCCTGACGTGGAAATTGTTTATCCCGTGCATCTGAATCCCAATGTTAGAGAACCGATCAACCGGTTATTGTCAGGCCTCGACAATATTCACCTGATTGAGCCGCTAGACTATTTGCCGTTCGTTTATTTGATGAACCGGTCTTTTATCATTCTGACGGACTCCGGTGGAATTCAGGAAGAAGCCCCATCGCTTGGAAAGCCGGTACTTGTCATGCGAGAGACAACTGAGCGTCCCGAAGCGGTTGAGGCAGGCACCGTGAAACTGGTTGGCACTGAGGCACGTGCAATCGCTCAGCATCTGGAGTTGTTGCTTTCAGATACCGCAGCTTACGAAAGCATGAGCTTTGCCCATAATCCATACGGGGATGGCAAAGCTTGCCAGCGTATAATTGAAGTGTTGGCTAATTTTTCCGGCGCTGTAAAACACTAA